In Ruminiclostridium josui JCM 17888, the genomic window CTACTTTTCCTTTTGTCTGTCCGCGATATGGTCTACATAGAACAGGCTTATATCCATAAAATCCTGCAAAATCTTCAAACTGTCTATTGAGTTCACTGTCAGCTTGTTTTAATAATCGCTTTACAACAACTTGTTTCATATTGTCGTATAATATTTCTTCAGGATATCCTCCAAAATATCGAAAAGCATTTACATGACAACGTATTAGTGTTGAAGTACTCATATCTGTTACAAATTCAATATATCTCATTCTAGAATACCCTAAAACCATGAGAAAACAGTAAAGCTTTTTATATTCTCCATTTTCCAGTACCTTATAGTTTTCAAAGAATCCCCAGTCAACCTGTCCCTGAAGTCCAGGCATCGTTTCAAATCGGACAGTGGCTTTTTGATTTAAGTCCTGTTTTTTTGATGAAACATACTCACGGACTATGGTATATTTGCAGTTACAGCCTTGTTCTAGAAGCTTTTCATGAATTCTTACTGCACTAAATGGTGCTTCTTCTAGCCATAAATCGATCTGGTGCTTGTAAGAGTCTAATTTAGAAGGTTTGGGACCAGTAAGCTGATAGACAGGTTTTATATCTGATTCTGCATATTTCTTTGCAGTACGTGGATCCATATGATATTTCCTTGCAATCTCTGTGTAAGATAATCCTTTCTTGCGATCATTTCGTATTTCCATCCAGTAGTTTCCTTTCATTCTTTGTACACCCCAAGTTTTATTTGAAGTGTATCACAAGTTATTTTGTTACCACCATATACATACAAAATTTAACCGCTGTTTTCTTACATTTTATCACCGTCATTGACAGGGAAACATATCCACACCCAAAGCACCTTAAAGACGTTCAATCAGAAGCTCTTTTGGAAGAATTGAGGAAGGTGCATAGGGGTACAACTGTAAAGAAAGTGAATCAAATATTGACATTATCAGAAGTAAACAGCCCGAAAGAGAAGCATTATCAAGATGAGCGTGACCTTGTTATCAGGAGCCTTGTGCGGGAATTAAAGTTCAGGAAGCAGGAAAATGAGGATATCGACAGAGAATTGGAAAGGCTGATTCAGCTTACAGGCTATAAGCTTCATACCATGCCTGGCATTAACCTTATCACAGCAGCAAGCATTATTTCAGAGATAGGCAATATTGAAAGGTTTCCCAACTCTAACAAGCTGGCTCAATTTAGCGGGGTAGCTCCAGTTAATTTCAGTTCTGCCGGAAAGGGTAAAGACCAACGCAGCAGACAGGGCAACAGGGTTTTAAATGCTATATTCCACTTTCTTGCAATCCAATTGGTACAGGTAAATTCAAACGGTAAAGCAAGGCATCCAGTATTCAGAGAGTATTTTGAAAGCAAGCTTAGAGAGGGTAAGAGTAAGCCTCAAGCTCTTGTTTGTGTGTCAAGAAGAGCTGTAAGGATTATATACGGCATGATGCGGACAAAGACCGAATACAAGCCGTTTGAAAAGTTAGAATATTGATGTTGTTTAGAACTTTTATTATTGATAGAATAGAATTGTAAAAATTGTAAAAAATCCTCTGAAAAGAGGCTTTCAATAGATTATGTATTTTAGGGGTAAAAAGGGCTTACAGGATACAACCACAGTATAGAATATCTATAATGCGGGAGTAAGTGAGGTTACTAAAGCAGTTAAAGCAATAAAACAAATCCCGTATGGAAGTTCAGATTTAAGCAAATCTGCTATAGCGTTTAGAAATGCTAATGGAATATTTACAGCCAGAAATGTTTCGGTATTTGAATATACTAAAAATGGTGTTACAAAAACGATAGCAATGGCAAGTGAAAGGGGAGCAGGTCATGCTGAAAGGCTTATAGCAAAAAAACTTGAAGGAATGGGGATACCACCGTCTCAAGTAACAAGGATTTTTTCTGAGCTTGAACCATGTAGTGCTCCTGGTGG contains:
- the istA gene encoding IS21 family transposase, coding for MKGNYWMEIRNDRKKGLSYTEIARKYHMDPRTAKKYAESDIKPVYQLTGPKPSKLDSYKHQIDLWLEEAPFSAVRIHEKLLEQGCNCKYTIVREYVSSKKQDLNQKATVRFETMPGLQGQVDWGFFENYKVLENGEYKKLYCFLMVLGYSRMRYIEFVTDMSTSTLIRCHVNAFRYFGGYPEEILYDNMKQVVVKRLLKQADSELNRQFEDFAGFYGYKPVLCRPYRGQTKGKVERTVAYVRDNFMTGIKYASLDDLNGQAYAWCNKVNSKVHGTTNERPIDRLRDEMLSPLKREYIIDKINLRRVEKDCLISYAGNKYSVPAEYVGKDVAVIVLQNMLAAYFQGKQISIHKLSYSKNTLNVNKEHYKTMLVKQSFDIENTLLHNPDIVDFPSPKHSLKQYDELMGGVTF
- a CDS encoding nucleic acid/nucleotide deaminase domain-containing protein; translation: MFTARNVSVFEYTKNGVTKTIAMASERGAGHAERLIAKKLEGMGIPPSQVTRIFSELEPCSAPGGYCKRFIESTFQQAEVTYCFEYGESAASRANGVDLLKQALQSLGK